A part of Aquibium oceanicum genomic DNA contains:
- a CDS encoding GGDEF domain-containing protein, which translates to MPEALRGIFDFSLSRLAASRLFRWTVLGTLWCVVVSSSYEYLWRSGLGDLQFTHGLAGAVALSVILAGPILLFLVLKLRELGIANQRLGVVASTDSLTACLNRGSFSEKVDLQLGEHSGKSKRIKGALLIIDADHFKAINDTYGHDHGDEALRIIAAEIRGQVRKGDLVGRLGGEEFGVFLPGASQQNAVAVAERIRRAVNEMSFRPRGTHHPLSVSVGGVSFEDQLEFVELYRIADRRLYQAKNGGRNRIELTHVQAYDSNDLRQPLH; encoded by the coding sequence ATGCCTGAGGCGTTAAGAGGAATATTCGATTTCAGTCTTTCCCGGCTTGCAGCTTCGAGGCTGTTCCGGTGGACGGTTCTGGGAACTTTGTGGTGCGTCGTCGTCTCGAGCAGCTACGAGTATCTCTGGCGCTCGGGTCTGGGCGATCTGCAGTTCACGCACGGTTTGGCTGGAGCGGTGGCGCTTTCGGTCATCTTGGCGGGGCCAATCCTGCTGTTCCTGGTGCTAAAGCTGCGCGAGCTCGGCATCGCCAACCAGCGCCTGGGCGTGGTAGCCTCCACCGACAGCCTGACCGCCTGCCTCAACCGGGGAAGCTTCTCCGAGAAGGTCGACCTCCAGCTCGGCGAGCACAGCGGCAAGTCCAAGCGGATCAAGGGCGCTCTGCTCATCATCGACGCCGATCACTTCAAGGCGATCAACGACACCTACGGCCACGACCACGGTGACGAGGCGCTGCGCATCATCGCCGCCGAAATCCGCGGCCAGGTCCGCAAGGGCGATCTCGTCGGCCGACTCGGCGGCGAGGAGTTCGGCGTGTTCCTGCCCGGCGCAAGCCAGCAGAACGCCGTGGCCGTCGCCGAGCGCATCCGCCGGGCCGTCAACGAGATGTCGTTCCGGCCGCGCGGCACGCACCATCCGCTCTCGGTGAGCGTCGGCGGGGTGAGCTTCGAGGACCAGCTCGAGTTCGTCGAGCTCTATCGCATTGCAGACCGGCGTCTCTACCAGGCCAAGAACGGCGGCCGCAACCGCATCGAACTGACCCACGTCCAGGCCTACGATTCGAACGATCTCAGGCAGCCGCTCCACTGA
- a CDS encoding GGDEF domain-containing protein — protein sequence MNTQVSSARSSGGNAPTAPVSDIATKIALAMRAMGVIGSPRNYEIFYEVFAGCNPALNADLGALGNRPRQEDLDRLSIKYFIQTSNQLFVDNVREQIANKVEEVMILFDKERLQLERYGSILTQSSDGLRKRDVVTQEILQRIAGIMSSATDSKVEQGRNFANAMIDKSAELEEVKTKLEEYKRLADTDPMTQLFNRRAFDKAIGQVYDDAKKAVFSALMILDIDRFKQINDRYGHPVGDKIIQHVAGLIRTSASPNMIVARTGGEEFAVIVEGLTETAVFDFSENLRAAIEKLVPLNGQIAANGGAVTVSVGICMGSMAKNPEDLYAKADRALYMSKANGRNQTTLYSSLPDLKNSKNWLLYRRE from the coding sequence ATGAATACGCAGGTCTCCAGTGCAAGGTCGTCGGGCGGCAACGCTCCTACCGCTCCGGTTTCCGATATCGCGACGAAGATCGCCCTCGCCATGCGCGCAATGGGTGTCATCGGTTCACCCAGGAACTACGAAATTTTCTACGAGGTCTTTGCCGGCTGCAACCCAGCATTGAATGCCGATCTGGGCGCGCTGGGAAACCGTCCGCGCCAGGAGGACCTCGACCGTCTCAGCATCAAGTACTTCATCCAGACGAGCAACCAGCTGTTCGTCGACAATGTCCGCGAGCAGATCGCCAACAAGGTCGAGGAGGTCATGATCCTCTTCGACAAGGAACGGCTCCAGCTCGAGCGCTACGGTTCGATCCTGACCCAGAGTTCGGACGGACTGCGCAAACGCGACGTCGTCACCCAGGAGATCCTGCAGCGCATCGCCGGCATCATGTCGTCCGCCACCGATTCCAAGGTCGAGCAGGGCAGGAACTTCGCCAATGCCATGATCGACAAGTCGGCGGAGCTCGAGGAGGTCAAGACCAAGCTCGAGGAGTACAAGCGGCTCGCCGACACCGATCCGATGACGCAGCTCTTCAACCGCCGCGCCTTCGACAAGGCGATCGGGCAGGTCTACGACGATGCGAAGAAGGCGGTCTTCAGCGCCTTGATGATCCTGGACATCGACCGGTTCAAGCAGATCAACGACCGCTACGGCCATCCCGTCGGCGACAAGATCATCCAGCACGTGGCGGGCCTGATCCGCACCTCCGCCTCTCCGAACATGATCGTCGCCCGGACCGGCGGCGAGGAATTCGCGGTCATCGTCGAAGGCCTGACCGAAACGGCGGTCTTCGACTTCTCCGAAAACCTCCGGGCCGCGATCGAGAAACTGGTTCCGCTGAACGGCCAGATCGCCGCCAACGGCGGCGCAGTGACGGTCTCGGTGGGAATCTGCATGGGTTCCATGGCCAAGAACCCCGAGGACCTCTACGCCAAGGCCGACCGCGCCCTCTACATGTCGAAGGCCAACGGGCGCAACCAGACCACGCTTTACTCCTCCCTTCCCGATCTCAAGAATTCCAAGAACTGGCTCCTGTACCGCCGCGAGTGA
- the pncB gene encoding nicotinate phosphoribosyltransferase codes for MTKNDIAKRVHDHTWKLDPIIRSLLDTDFYKLLMLQMIWGLYPEVDATFSLINRTQSVRLSDEIAESELREQLDHARTLRMSKKEMIWLAGNTFYGSKQIFQPEFLAWLADFQLPEYELTRRDGQFELHFHGKWKETSMWEIPALAIINELRSRAAMKSMGPFTLDVLYARAKARMWSKVERLRALPDLRISDFGTRRRHSFLWQRWCVEALKEGLGSALTGTSNVKLAMDADLEALGTNAHELPMVLAALTDSEEALVAAPYKVLQDWNRYYGGNLLIVLPDTFGTASFLRHAPDWVADWTGFRPDSAPPIEGGERIIAWWKQHGRDPREKLIVFSDGLDVETIERAYHHFHGKVRMTFGWGTNLTNDFEGCAPVEIEGLKPISIVCKVSEANGRPAVKLSDNPEKATGDPAAIARYLRVFGTEERVAKPLRV; via the coding sequence TTGACCAAGAACGACATCGCCAAGCGGGTGCACGACCACACCTGGAAGCTCGACCCGATCATCCGCAGCCTCCTCGACACCGATTTCTACAAGCTCCTGATGCTCCAGATGATCTGGGGCCTCTATCCGGAGGTCGACGCCACCTTCTCGCTGATCAACCGGACCCAGTCGGTGCGGCTTTCCGACGAGATCGCCGAGAGCGAACTTCGCGAGCAGCTCGACCACGCCCGCACCTTGCGCATGTCGAAGAAGGAGATGATCTGGCTCGCCGGCAATACCTTCTACGGCAGCAAGCAGATATTCCAGCCCGAGTTCCTCGCCTGGCTCGCCGATTTCCAGCTCCCCGAATACGAACTGACCCGCCGCGACGGCCAGTTCGAGCTCCACTTCCACGGCAAGTGGAAGGAAACGAGCATGTGGGAGATCCCCGCGCTCGCCATCATCAACGAATTGCGCTCGCGCGCGGCAATGAAATCCATGGGGCCGTTCACGCTCGACGTGCTCTACGCCCGCGCCAAGGCGCGCATGTGGTCCAAGGTGGAGCGGCTGCGCGCGCTTCCCGACCTGCGCATCTCCGACTTCGGCACCCGCCGGAGGCATTCCTTCCTGTGGCAGCGCTGGTGCGTGGAGGCGCTCAAGGAAGGCCTGGGCTCCGCGTTGACCGGCACCAGCAACGTCAAGCTCGCCATGGACGCCGATCTCGAGGCACTCGGAACCAACGCGCACGAACTGCCCATGGTGCTTGCCGCGCTGACCGACAGCGAGGAGGCGCTCGTGGCAGCCCCCTACAAGGTGCTCCAGGACTGGAACCGCTACTACGGCGGCAACCTCCTGATCGTATTGCCTGACACCTTCGGCACGGCCTCCTTCCTGCGCCACGCGCCCGACTGGGTCGCCGACTGGACGGGTTTCCGGCCCGACAGCGCCCCGCCGATCGAGGGCGGCGAGCGGATCATCGCGTGGTGGAAGCAGCATGGCCGCGACCCGCGCGAGAAGCTCATCGTCTTTTCCGACGGGCTCGACGTGGAGACGATCGAACGCGCCTACCACCATTTCCACGGAAAGGTCCGCATGACCTTCGGCTGGGGCACCAACCTGACCAATGATTTCGAAGGCTGCGCGCCGGTCGAGATCGAGGGGCTGAAGCCGATCTCCATCGTCTGCAAGGTCAGCGAGGCGAACGGCCGGCCGGCGGTGAAGCTTTCCGACAATCCGGAGAAGGCAACCGGGGACCCGGCGGCGATCGCCCGATACCTGCGCGTTTTCGGCACCGAGGAGAGGGTAGCGAAGCCGCTGCGGGTCTGA
- a CDS encoding response regulator: MSKILIVEDDEPVRTLAARALERDGHDVETAEDGELGLDRIRHNDGGYDLVVSDIRMPAMDGIEMAKAAARLFPKLKIMLVTGYAEQREQAEDLRDIIVEVVPKPFTLAQIREKVRLHTR; this comes from the coding sequence ATGAGCAAGATACTGATCGTCGAAGACGACGAACCCGTCCGCACCCTCGCCGCCCGCGCCCTCGAGCGCGACGGACACGACGTCGAGACCGCCGAGGACGGCGAACTCGGCCTGGACCGCATTCGCCACAACGACGGCGGCTACGACCTTGTGGTCTCCGACATCCGCATGCCCGCCATGGACGGCATCGAGATGGCGAAGGCAGCGGCCCGTCTCTTTCCGAAGCTCAAGATCATGCTCGTCACCGGCTATGCCGAACAGCGCGAGCAGGCCGAGGATCTGCGCGACATCATCGTCGAGGTGGTGCCGAAGCCGTTCACGCTGGCCCAGATCCGCGAGAAGGTGCGCCTGCACACCCGCTGA
- the hpt gene encoding hypoxanthine phosphoribosyltransferase, with protein sequence MPVVRRKDIEILFSASAIARRNLELAKDIASKDYKDLLVISILKGSFIFAADLIRAMHDAGASPEVEFIFISSYGTGTTSGEVKVLRDIDNDVADRDILLIDDILESGKTLKFTRELMLSRGARSVSIAVLLDKHSRRQTEIAADYVGFDCPDYFVVGYGMDVAHAFRELPFVGVVKGDAAG encoded by the coding sequence ATGCCGGTGGTGCGCAGAAAAGACATCGAGATCCTTTTCAGCGCCTCCGCGATCGCGCGGCGCAACCTCGAACTCGCCAAGGACATCGCCTCGAAGGACTACAAGGACCTCCTTGTGATCTCGATCCTCAAGGGCTCCTTCATCTTCGCCGCCGACCTGATCCGGGCCATGCACGATGCCGGCGCCTCGCCGGAAGTCGAGTTCATCTTCATCTCCAGCTATGGCACGGGAACCACCAGCGGCGAGGTCAAGGTACTGCGCGACATCGACAACGATGTCGCCGACCGCGACATCCTGCTGATCGACGACATCCTGGAATCCGGCAAGACGCTGAAGTTCACGCGCGAGCTCATGCTGTCGCGCGGCGCCCGCAGCGTCTCCATCGCCGTGCTTCTGGACAAGCACAGCCGCCGCCAGACCGAGATCGCGGCCGATTATGTCGGCTTCGACTGCCCGGACTACTTCGTCGTCGGCTACGGCATGGACGTGGCGCACGCTTTCCGCGAACTTCCATTCGTCGGCGTGGTCAAGGGCGACGCCGCCGGTTGA